DNA sequence from the Ogataea parapolymorpha DL-1 chromosome II, whole genome shotgun sequence genome:
CATTTTCTGCCTCTCCCAAAGTAATTGACCAGTGGTGCAATCGACTGCTCGCGGCTCTGCCTCCTGGCCAGTTCAAGGCGGTGCACCGGTACGGGCTGCTCGGACTGACAAGCGTGGTGATAATTAGAGCCGAAATAGAGAGCCAGGTATCTGATTGCAGCTCTCGAACCGTCGGACTCGGCTATCTGAACTGGTACAACAAGGGCTGTATTGAGACGCAATTTTCAATTGGCCAAATAGACGAGAAGCTTGCGGGAGTGCGTGTCCAGGTGTTCAACATGCATCTGACGCACGGCGAGGAAGAATTATCGCTGGATGTGAGGAACCAGTGTTTAAAGAAAGTGCAGGATAGTTTAGGAACGATTAGAAATGCAGCACTTGCTGGCCCAGCACCGGCTGTACAAGATGAATGGGTCTGCGAGCCGCAACTGAGCCAGACCGAGcttgagaaaatcgacaGCTCGACAATTCGCAGGATATTCAAGAAAGAGTGCCGCAAGGTAGTTTTCGCCAGTGGCGACCTCAATTACCGTCTGGAAAGCAGAAATGTCAATGACAATATCTATAAAGGTGACTATGAAAAATTGCTGGAGAGCGACCAGCTCCGCGCACAGAAAAACAAAGGTAACATTTTCAGCGGATTTTCTGAGGCTGAGATCCGGTTTCGTCCCACGTTCAAGGTGACCGAGACGCTTGAATACGAGGAGACCCGTGTGCCATCGTACACGGATAGAATTCTGTATAGCGCGGATGACGGACTGGAGCAGCTGACGTACGACGTTTGCGAGGTGAGCGGGTCTGACCATCTGccagtggtggcagagtTTGCGTTGGATGCGAGAattgtcgattttggcgCTCTGAAAGCAGTACGTTCCGAGATCGGAGCTCAACTGGACAGAATCCTCAATCAGATGGAGATCGTGGACGTTTCGCCGTCGCTGATCGATATCGACGTCGTTGCTGGCTTAAAGGAGGTGTTGGAAGTCACTGTGAGCAACCTCACGGAGGAGCCGCTGCAGTACAATCTGGATATTGGCAAACGGTTCTTTAGAAAACCCGtgatcaagctgctgaacgacgacggcaTTTTGCCGGCCAAGAAATCGAAACAGCTCAAATTCCAGATCAACACCTCCAAAatcgagaaaatcgacaaaACACTCACAATGACGTTTGCAAACTTCGAATTCGTCAAGTTTCTTGCATTCTCCGTGTCCTCAAAGTCAATCCTGTTCCAGCCTGTACATGAGCTCGAAGAAATGCAATATCAGAACATAGTGCAGTCGTTTGACTTTATTTTGAAAGGCACAACAGATAATCTATTAACAGGAATGCAGTCTGTTGTGGACCTCGCCTCGTTGAACGAGTTCGAGATATCATTGTTGAAAGATATGACGCTGCGACAGATCAACTTCGACCTGCTGACCAAGCTGAATTCTATAGGAATGGTGCAAAACGAAGGATCGTGTGGACTCATGAATGTGCTATATTTGTGGCTAAAAAGCCTGCCAGAGCTCGCAGGAGATAAGAGGTCTGGCGTCGTGCTGCGCAAAATGATCGCCTTGATAAAATTCCTCAATCTCGATCATGAATCAGGGTTCAAGTATTTTggttttttctttcaagaCGAGTATGAACTGGAACACGCTCTCGAGTCCTAGACGACCAGGACATCAAGCAGGCGGCCGCACTCGAAGATCTCGCCGCTTTTGATTTCCAACACTTTGACGTCGTGGAGGTTGACCAGACCCTTTTCGATGCCTatgagctcgagctcggtCTCGAACAGGTTTCCTGGGTCTAACGTGAATTTCAGGTTGTTGGTAAGAGAAATCAGCCCCACTTTGCTGAACTCGTGTTGGAAAGCCCgcaccagctggttgagGCCGTAAAGCGGGACGGGATCTGCCTTGTTGGCGTTCTGGATCGGAATTGGTGGCACAGATTTTTCGTATTGTTTGTTGATCGATGATTGAATGTACAGTATGAGCGATAACGAGTCGTTCGACTTGTTGATAAATTGTAGCTTCCATTTGAACACCTCGCCGAGCTTGACTTTAGTCTGGCCCGAAACTGAAATGCTGAGGTTCTTCTTGGAGTGGTTGAGAGTCACCGACGAGTTGGATCGTAGTTTATTTTTCTTAGGCAAATTCAGAGCAGAGTTGGTCGACTTGGATTTAAATACCCCGAGACTAGGCGACGCGATTGGGGGCACGGTGGGGGCCGCCATAAAATCCACATTTGTAGTCCATCGTGTCACGATTTTTCTATTCCCGTTGACCGTGCAATGGATGGTGACAAAAACCGGCTTAACCCACTTGATGTCGTTGTTTGTTAGTCTGTACGTGAGCGACAGAATAGAATGGTTCTGCAACACCAATGGATACTTTACCACCGAGTAGCCGGCACACAGACAGTTTCTGATGTCCATATCTACCGACTCGATTCTCACCGACACTTCTGACGCCCGGACCTGTCCAGAAAGAGCCACTTCCAAAGAGGCCATGGTTTTCTCCGTCTTGATGGTCTTGAACCGCATCTGGAATACGGGGCTGATCCGCAGCGACGTGTCGGCCGTTACGAGTTCGTAAAGGTCCACATGCTTCGTCAGCACAGTGTTGCCTATAGTGACTGTATCCTGCAACTCTAAATTTTCTATCTTTCTCGACTGTTGTCGAAACGAGGCTTTGATCTGCAATTGATTTGAAAGTTTGTCAGGCACCACGGTCGTTTCCAGTATCCATACGGCCTCAGACCCTATGACGACTTTGGAATCGAGCACTTTTCTCGCTGTGTTTTGCAAGTTGTATACCAGGTCGACCTCGACCTGTGTCACAGACGACGGAGTGTACACCACGACTTGgatgtcctcgtcgaaaTAGGCAATGTCCAGCGTGTCGCACTGGCGCAGCTGTTCCACGGAGCCCAGCACATCAGCAGAAACCCGGGTTTTCGGAACAAGCACACCAAACATTGGAAACAACACTTATCGACGCGGGTGTGtttaaaaaataatattaGATCGACTGCTCCTACTCTTTTAAATTCTTTATTTATCCCAGGCTTAGACAGCACAGAGCTAACCATGAGTCGGTATTTTTTACTAGCGTGCACATTGGCTCTGCAATGTGTCGCGGCCTCCCAGGAGGACTACATAGTCAAGGATTTGCCTGGACTCTCGAATATTCCTGCCGTGGTGAGGCCAGTGATGCATGCCGGACACCTTGAAATAGATGAGGAACACAACAccgagctgtttttctggcgATTCCAGAATCCGAAGAACAACGGGACACACCAAACGCTCCACCGCAATGAGCTGATCGTCTGGCTGAACGGTGGCCCTGGCTGCTCGTCGATGGATGGAGCCATGATGGAAACAGGCCCCCTGCGGGTGTCAGACAAGTTGGAGGTGGAGCTCAACCCGGGATCCTGGACACAGGTGGCCGATATCTTGTTTGTGGATCAGCCGGCCGGAACTGGGTTTTCGTACACAGACTCTTACGACACAGAACTGAAACAAGCAGCACAGCATTTCTGGCAGTTTCTGAAAACATACTACCAGCTCTTCCCGGAGGACCGCACGAAGAAACTGTATTTGGCGGGCGAGTCATATGCTGGCCAGTACATCCCATATTTTGCAAAGGAAATTATTGAGAACAACTCGCTGAATATCAGTCTAGAGGGTCTTTTGATAGGCAACGGCTGGATCGACCCGGATATCCAGTCTCTGTCGTACGTTCCATTCAGTCTGGAGGCAGGCTTTTTGGATCGCCAAAGTCCGTCGATGGCGCAAGTCCTAAAGCAACACGAGAAATGCCAGCAGGCCATTGACGACCCTTCCAATCACGATTTTGAGAAAGTGGAGTGCGTCAAAATATTCCATAGTATTTTGGCTGCCAGTAGAGACGAAACCAAGCCTGCCAAAGAACAATGTGTCAACATGTACGACTACCGCAAACATGATTACTTCCCTGCATGCGGATCCAATTGGCCAGAAGGCCTGCCCACCGTGACTAAATTTCTGAATCTGGATGCTGTGCAAAAAGCCCTGAACCTGAAATCGGCGAAGAGATGGCACGAGTGTGACGGAAAAGTCGaattctttttccagccagAGCACTCTGTCAAGTCGTTCGacctgctgccaaaactactggagaaaatgaaaatCGCGCTGTTTGCTGGCGACAAGGACATTATCTGCAACCACAAATCAATAGAAATGGtgattgaaaaattgcaaatTACACCAGGACAATTCGGTTtcacaaacagcagaaagTCTGGCTGGATCTACGACGGGCAGGAAGTGGGTGAGGTTGAGACACAGTCGAACCTCACGTATATCAAGGTGTTCAATTCGTCGCATATGGTGCCTTACGACCTGCCGGAGGTGAGCAG
Encoded proteins:
- a CDS encoding Pheromone-processing carboxypeptidase KEX1 codes for the protein MSRYFLLACTLALQCVAASQEDYIVKDLPGLSNIPAVVRPVMHAGHLEIDEEHNTELFFWRFQNPKNNGTHQTLHRNELIVWLNGGPGCSSMDGAMMETGPLRVSDKLEVELNPGSWTQVADILFVDQPAGTGFSYTDSYDTELKQAAQHFWQFLKTYYQLFPEDRTKKLYLAGESYAGQYIPYFAKEIIENNSLNISLEGLLIGNGWIDPDIQSLSYVPFSLEAGFLDRQSPSMAQVLKQHEKCQQAIDDPSNHDFEKVECVKIFHSILAASRDETKPAKEQCVNMYDYRKHDYFPACGSNWPEGLPTVTKFLNLDAVQKALNLKSAKRWHECDGKVEFFFQPEHSVKSFDLLPKLLEKMKIALFAGDKDIICNHKSIEMVIEKLQITPGQFGFTNSRKSGWIYDGQEVGEVETQSNLTYIKVFNSSHMVPYDLPEVSRGLFDIITNSIEKRSTDIVTPVYDSRGNYKFVEEKQDTDQNEEEEKEKPPKHHHSLTFYVAEVAILAVLAYLLYSFYKSFAKSRKSAFLSLSSKKKKKQVHWFDESDIGMDQEAGEADHKPKSMLESVFNKLGYGGQYDTVQDGRDIEMAPVEEHEDQFIIQSDEEEFGHR